The sequence below is a genomic window from Pseudomonas cremoricolorata.
GGCCAACCGCCAGCTGTACGTGTCGGTGAACCTGGCGGCCTGTGATGTCATGGCGCCGCGCATCGGCCTGGTCGCCGCCCGGCTGCTGGCCCGGCATCGGGTGTCCGCCACGCAAATCGCCTTCGAGGTCACCGAGCGTGGCCTGATCGATGTGGTGGTCGCGCGTGACAACCTACAGGCGCTGCGCGCCTCGGGGCACCCGGTGCTGATCGATGATTTCGGCACCGGTTACTGCAGCCTGTCGTATCTGCAAACCTTGCCAGTGGACTGCCTGAAGATCGATAAGGCGTTCATCGATGCCTTGGGCCACGATGCCGCCAGCAGCGGCGTGGCGCCGTACATCATCCGCATGGCGCATTCGCTGCACCTGCGGGTGATCGCCGAGGGTATAGAGTGCGAGGCGCAGGCGCTGCTGCTCAGCAGCGAGGGGGTCAATTATGGTCAGGGCTGGTTGTTCGCCCAGCCCCTCAGCGCTCAGCAGTTCATTGCCCTGATCACCCGCAGCCGGGCCATGCCTGCGGGCAATCCATGAATCGCCGCGTGTCTCAGACCAGCAGCGCCATGTAGAACTGCGTGCCCTGGCCGGGACGCGAGAACACGCCCATGCGGCCACCGTGCAGCTGCACGATCTCTTTGCAAAGGGCCAGGCCCAGGCCAGCCCCGCCTTTCTTGCGACCGACCTGCACGAAGGGCTCGAATATCCGCCCCTGCTGGCCGTAGGCGATGCCCTCGCCACTGTCTTCGACGCTGATGATCACCCGGTCGGCGTGCCGCCGGGCATGCAAGCGAATGTTGCCGCCTGCGGGCGTATGGCGGATGGCGTTGTGCAGCAGGTTGTCCAGTACCCGGTCGAGCTGGCCGACATCGGCCTGGATGCGTGGCAGCGGCAACTCCATGTCCACCACCAGATCGATCTGCTTGTCGGCCGCCGAGGCCTGGAAGCGCTCGTGCGCGCGGGCCATCAGCGTCTCGATGTCGCACGGCGCGACTTCCAGCTTCTGCAGACCGCTCTGATAACGAGAGAAGTTCAGCAAGTCGTTGATCAGTTGCGTGAGGCGCTGCATCTCTTCACCAATGGTGTCGAGCAGGTCGCTTTCCCGCGAGTCCCCGGGAAACTTGATGCGTTCGCGGAACAGGCCGAAGGCCATGTGCATGCCGGTGATAGGCGTGCGCAGCTCGTGGGAGGCGCGCAGGACGAATTCACTGCGCACCCGATCGAACGCCCGCTGTTCGGTCACATCGCGCAGCACCATCACCGCCCCAAGGATCGGTCCTTGTGGATGACTGACCGGCGTCAGGCTGTAGGTCAGCAGGCGCGTTTGGTCATCGATTTCCAGACTCAGGTCGTCAGGCGGTCGATCCAGGTTGCCGCCACGCAGCACCTGGCTCAACTGCTGCTGCAGCTCAGGTCGCTGCAAGGCTTCTTCCAGAGGCGTGCCGATGCGACCACCATCCCAGCCCAGTTGGCGCTGGGCCACCGGGTTCAGGTGCTCCAGACGGCCCTGCGGATCGATGATCAACAGGCCGTCGTCGATGCTGTCGAGCACTGCCTGCAAGCGCTGCTGGCCAGCCAGCAGTTCATCGATGTTGGTCGCCTGGTGCTTGCGCAGGGCATCGGCCATCAGGCCGAAGCGGCGGGTCAACTGGTTCAGTTCGCTGGCCTGCGCCACGGGCAAGGTCACATCGAAGTTGCCGCGACCCACCTGGTCGGCGGCCCGCGCCAGGGCTTCGATGGGCAGGCCGAAACGCCGCGCGATGCTGTGCGCGGTGATGAAACCGAGCACCAGCACCGCCAGGCCCATCAGGCCCAGTACGCCGCTGACCAGCAAGGCCTGGTCGTGGTTATTTTCTTCGGTACGGGAAATTTCGTCGAGCGCCCGGCTGCTGGAGGCGATCAGGTTGCGCCGGACGTGATCGAAGGCCATGCCCAGCGGCTGCTCAAGGCCCATTTCCCGAGCTGGCGTAGCGCTTTCCCGGTAGACCTTGAGAAAATCCTGATAACTGTTGCTGACGGCGGCGAAACCGGTGCGCTCACCGCCCTCCTCCAGACCTTTGTCCAGCAGCGCCTGGAAAGTCTCTTGCAGGCTGCTCAGGCCCTCTCGATCGGGCCTCTCGTCGAGAATCTGGGTGAGCTGTTCGCCGAGGTTCTGCCGCAGCTTGACGCCCATTTCCAGCACATGGTTGGTCTGCTGCAGCATGCGCTGCTGCATGGAGGCCATCTGCATGACGCTCACCAGCCCCAGCAGCAGCCCCATCAGGGCCACGGTGATGAGTGCCGAGATGCTCAGGAATAGCCGCGTGCGCAGCTTCATCGGCCATTTCACAGGTTGTACTGCTTACGTTTGCGGTACAGCGTCGAGGCGTCGATACCAAGGGTCTTGGCGGCCTGGTCGAGGGTGTCGCTGGTGGCCAGCACTGCGCCGATGTGCGCCCTTTCCAGTTCATCCAGGCTCAATGCGGCGCCGACCCGCGGGGCGTTGCCGCTCGGTTGTTCGCCCATGCCGAGGTGGCTGACCTCGACCCGCTCCTGCGGGCAGATGATGCTTGCCCGTTCGATGACGTTGCGCAGCTCGCGAATGTTACCTGGCCAGCGATAGTTGAGCAGCGCCGAGCGCGCCTCTTCGGTGAAGCCGCGAGCTGGGCGCGAGTAGTCCTTGACGAAGCGCGCCAGGAAACGCTCGGCCAGGGTCAGGATGTCTTCGCTGCGTTCACGCAGGGGCGGCAGGTGCAAGGTGATGACGTTGAGGCGGTACAGCAGGTCCTCGCGGAAGCGGCCATCGCGGACCATTTCCTCCAGGTTGAGGTTGGTCGCAGCAAGAATGCGCACATCGGCGCGGCGAGTCACGGGGTCGCCGACCCGCTCGTACTCCTTGTCCTGGATGAAACGCAACAGTTTGGGCTGCAAGGTCAGTGGGAAATCGCCGATTTCATCAAGAAACAATGTACCGCCGTCGGCCTGATTGACCCGGCCCAGCGTGCTTTCGCTGGCACCGGTGAAGGCGCCGCGGCTATGGCCGAACAGCTCGCTTTCCATCAGCTCGGCGGTCAGTGACGGACAATTGATGGTTACGCACGACTTGCGCGCCCGCTTGCTCCAGCCATGAATGGCGCGGGCCAGTTCGCCTTTACCTGTGCCGGACTCACCCAGGATAAGAATGTTGGCATCGGTGGTGGCGACCTGACGCGCGGTCTCCAGCACCACCATCATCGCCGGGCTGTGCGAGTCGAGGCCGTCCTTGGGCTTGCGTACCTCCCCTTCGAGCGCTTCCAGGCGCGCCGAGAGTTGGCGCACTTCCAACTGCTTGGCCGTGGCCAGACGGAGTTGGTCGGGGCTGCAGGGCTTGACCAGGTAGTCGGCTGCGCCCGCCTGGATCGCATCGACCGCAGTGTCGATGGCCGAATGGGCGGTGACGATGACCACGCGCATCCACGGCGCCTGAATGCGCATCTGCGCCAGCACGTCGAGGCCGTTGTCTTCACCCAGGCGCAAATCGAGGAAGCACAGATCGAACACCTGGCGTTGCAGCAGCGTGTCGGCCTGGCTCGCACTGTTGGCGGTTGCGACGCTATAGCCTTCATCTTCAAGGCAATAACGAAAGGTACGCAGGATGGCGGACTCATCGTCCACCAGCAGAATGCGGCCTTGGTTGTCCTGGGCGGATTCCATCTTTCCTACGCTCCTTTGCGAATAGTCACACTTAGTCCCGGAAATATCGGGCAAGTTGCATGGTCTTTTCTGTGTACCTGCGGACTTTGCAATGCTAGCCGGTTGCCTGCAGCTTGGCTAACCCGTTGAAAGTCTGAAAATTTCTCGCCGGTCGGAGCACTGGCACGCCAGTTGCGACTACCAGAGGCTTTGCTCACACAGGAGAACATTTCATGAAAACCCTGCCCTCCCTTGCCGTTCTGGCATTGAGTGTGATGACCAGCGCCGCGGCACTGGCCGACCCTGTGCAAAACGCCCGCATGGAGGGAGGCGTGCAAACCGCACTGTCGCTCAACCGAGTACTCAACCCGTTCAAGATCAATGTGACCGTCGACGGCACCCAGGCGCGCCTGAGTGGCGAAGTCGAGAACCAGGTCGAGCGCGACTTGGCCGAGCGTGTGGCGCTGGCCACGGCCGGCATCGACAAAGTGGATAACCAGCTTAAGGTCAACGCCGAACTGGTCGAGCAGCCTCTGGAAGCACGCTCCTATGCCCAGCGTCTGGATGACGCCACGCTGGCAGCCATGGTGCGTGCTCGCCTGGCCTGGAGCCGAGTCACCGAAAAATCATCTATCGAG
It includes:
- a CDS encoding KinB sensor domain-containing domain — protein: MKWPMKLRTRLFLSISALITVALMGLLLGLVSVMQMASMQQRMLQQTNHVLEMGVKLRQNLGEQLTQILDERPDREGLSSLQETFQALLDKGLEEGGERTGFAAVSNSYQDFLKVYRESATPAREMGLEQPLGMAFDHVRRNLIASSSRALDEISRTEENNHDQALLVSGVLGLMGLAVLVLGFITAHSIARRFGLPIEALARAADQVGRGNFDVTLPVAQASELNQLTRRFGLMADALRKHQATNIDELLAGQQRLQAVLDSIDDGLLIIDPQGRLEHLNPVAQRQLGWDGGRIGTPLEEALQRPELQQQLSQVLRGGNLDRPPDDLSLEIDDQTRLLTYSLTPVSHPQGPILGAVMVLRDVTEQRAFDRVRSEFVLRASHELRTPITGMHMAFGLFRERIKFPGDSRESDLLDTIGEEMQRLTQLINDLLNFSRYQSGLQKLEVAPCDIETLMARAHERFQASAADKQIDLVVDMELPLPRIQADVGQLDRVLDNLLHNAIRHTPAGGNIRLHARRHADRVIISVEDSGEGIAYGQQGRIFEPFVQVGRKKGGAGLGLALCKEIVQLHGGRMGVFSRPGQGTQFYMALLV
- the algB gene encoding sigma-54-dependent response regulator transcription factor AlgB — protein: MESAQDNQGRILLVDDESAILRTFRYCLEDEGYSVATANSASQADTLLQRQVFDLCFLDLRLGEDNGLDVLAQMRIQAPWMRVVIVTAHSAIDTAVDAIQAGAADYLVKPCSPDQLRLATAKQLEVRQLSARLEALEGEVRKPKDGLDSHSPAMMVVLETARQVATTDANILILGESGTGKGELARAIHGWSKRARKSCVTINCPSLTAELMESELFGHSRGAFTGASESTLGRVNQADGGTLFLDEIGDFPLTLQPKLLRFIQDKEYERVGDPVTRRADVRILAATNLNLEEMVRDGRFREDLLYRLNVITLHLPPLRERSEDILTLAERFLARFVKDYSRPARGFTEEARSALLNYRWPGNIRELRNVIERASIICPQERVEVSHLGMGEQPSGNAPRVGAALSLDELERAHIGAVLATSDTLDQAAKTLGIDASTLYRKRKQYNL